In Arthrobacter burdickii, one DNA window encodes the following:
- a CDS encoding FAD/NAD(P)-binding protein produces MTIDSVPGRPHDGRKAAVVLIGGGPRAALILERLAANRPGLFAGPLTVHVVEPHRPGSGRIWRRDQSPLLMLNSLAADVTMFTDDSVQCAGPAVAGPGLVDWARGVVDGSIPDVDVPDEDLRRQLRTLLPTTFPTRRLQSLYLEWFFARAVQALGPQVPVAVHRDLAVDVAADGAGYRVVLASGAVLRADAVVMTVGHTDSEPEPRSVAYAGFAARHGLFHAPPAYTNDVDFSALRPGQEAIVSGMGLAFIDLVVLLMEGRGGRFVDAPGGTLRYIASGNEPVLWAGSRRGVPYRSKISSLLRGEPAGPPRYLTAGAVAALLEVHGRLDFWQHLWPLMAKDAAFGYYRELFTGHPERVALPWSEFLPRFDAADWYSDDRRALVDQAVPDAADRLELEELDHPLAGMHFGGPDDVQDTVADQIREDLRLRDGGANSETLGLFLGLLYVYFELGRLVPMDALTPASRPLVSGWWHGFFSYVDSGPPARRLRELLALHEAGFVRFLGPQLQVGTDEELGLFTASSPQVPSTVTATALIEARLPGPSLAGSANPLLRSLSESGLGSEERTGSEATAAGTGKVLVDFSSRLVAADGSTRPGLYAVGPAASGWSGGAFSRPSSNAAPFRDSDALARRILTDLMELPAPAPDSFTSARLAASITQLHSSLT; encoded by the coding sequence ATGACGATCGACAGCGTGCCGGGTCGACCGCACGATGGCCGGAAGGCCGCCGTCGTTCTCATCGGCGGCGGTCCGCGGGCGGCCCTGATCCTGGAACGGCTTGCCGCCAATCGACCCGGGCTCTTTGCCGGCCCCCTGACCGTGCACGTCGTGGAGCCGCACCGGCCGGGCTCCGGCCGGATCTGGCGGCGGGACCAGAGCCCGCTGCTGATGCTCAATTCCCTGGCCGCCGACGTCACCATGTTCACCGACGACTCGGTGCAGTGTGCCGGTCCTGCTGTCGCGGGCCCCGGGCTCGTCGACTGGGCGCGGGGCGTCGTGGACGGCAGCATTCCGGACGTGGACGTGCCGGATGAGGACCTGCGCCGGCAGCTGCGCACCCTCCTCCCCACGACGTTCCCCACGCGCCGCCTGCAGAGCCTGTACCTCGAGTGGTTCTTCGCCCGGGCCGTCCAGGCCCTCGGTCCGCAGGTGCCGGTGGCCGTCCACCGGGACCTGGCCGTGGACGTGGCGGCCGACGGCGCCGGTTACCGCGTGGTGCTGGCGTCGGGTGCCGTGCTGCGCGCGGACGCCGTGGTGATGACCGTCGGCCACACCGATTCGGAACCGGAGCCCCGGTCCGTCGCCTATGCCGGCTTCGCGGCCCGGCACGGCCTCTTCCATGCGCCGCCGGCCTACACGAACGACGTCGACTTCTCCGCCCTGCGCCCGGGGCAGGAGGCCATCGTCTCCGGTATGGGGCTGGCGTTCATCGACCTGGTGGTGCTGCTGATGGAGGGCCGCGGCGGCCGGTTCGTCGACGCGCCCGGCGGCACCCTCCGGTACATCGCCTCCGGGAACGAACCGGTGCTGTGGGCAGGGTCCCGCCGGGGCGTCCCGTACCGTTCCAAGATCAGTTCACTGCTGCGCGGTGAACCGGCCGGCCCCCCGCGCTACCTGACCGCCGGTGCCGTCGCTGCGCTGCTCGAGGTGCACGGCCGGCTGGATTTCTGGCAGCATCTGTGGCCGCTGATGGCCAAGGACGCCGCCTTCGGCTACTACCGCGAGCTGTTCACCGGGCACCCGGAGCGGGTGGCGCTGCCCTGGTCCGAGTTCCTGCCCCGCTTCGACGCCGCTGACTGGTACTCGGACGACCGGCGGGCACTCGTGGACCAGGCCGTCCCCGACGCGGCCGACCGGCTGGAGCTCGAGGAACTCGACCATCCGCTGGCGGGGATGCACTTCGGCGGTCCCGACGACGTGCAGGACACCGTGGCGGACCAGATCCGCGAGGACCTGCGGCTGCGGGACGGCGGCGCGAATTCGGAGACCCTCGGGCTGTTCCTGGGGCTGCTGTACGTGTACTTCGAACTGGGCCGGCTGGTGCCGATGGACGCGCTCACACCCGCCTCGCGCCCACTGGTCAGCGGCTGGTGGCACGGCTTCTTCAGCTACGTCGACTCCGGCCCGCCCGCCCGCCGGCTGCGGGAACTGCTGGCGCTGCACGAGGCCGGCTTTGTCAGGTTCCTCGGCCCCCAGCTGCAGGTGGGCACCGACGAGGAACTCGGACTCTTCACGGCCTCGTCCCCGCAGGTGCCCTCCACCGTGACGGCGACCGCGCTCATCGAGGCCCGGTTGCCGGGCCCCTCCCTGGCAGGCTCCGCGAACCCGCTGCTGCGGTCACTGTCGGAATCGGGCCTCGGCTCCGAGGAGCGCACGGGCAGCGAAGCGACGGCAGCCGGCACCGGGAAGGTGCTGGTCGATTTCTCCTCCCGGCTCGTCGCCGCGGACGGGAGCACCCGGCCGGGCCTGTACGCCGTCGGGCCCGCGGCCTCCGGCTGGAGCGGCGGGGCGTTCTCCCGCCCCTCCAGCAACGCCGCCCCGTTCCGTGACAGCGATGCCCTGGCACGGAGGATCCTCACCGACCTGATGGAACTGCCTG
- a CDS encoding LLM class flavin-dependent oxidoreductase has translation MKFQVLDIIPHLRNPVTGSIVSPADRFDQVIRTAQRAEELGFDAFAVGERHAGEFLSSSPTAVLAAIAAVTDTIRLQSGVTVLSVLDPVRVAEDYATIDQLSRGRLELVIGKGNEVLQYPLFGLDLAQQWDLLEEKYALLRRLWREEDVTWSGELRAPLVEPVTTTPRPFAGAPRVWHGSATSLRSVELAATWGDPLFTANAIQPRENYKVLIDHYTEQYLAAGHDPAQRYIASGSGAGGIFLADSTAAAKQAFGPVYEALTAGRNVPGNNSPFRDIDHAVAEGPALVGSPEDVAAKILDYHALYGHSLQSISLPTTLPFEQQIEILERFAADVIPVVRAAAPTTLWEDEDPYGSRPETAAHTSRSNHAYAH, from the coding sequence GTGAAATTCCAGGTCCTGGACATCATCCCTCACCTGAGAAACCCGGTGACCGGGAGCATCGTCTCGCCGGCGGACCGGTTCGACCAGGTGATCCGGACCGCGCAGCGGGCCGAGGAGCTCGGCTTCGATGCGTTCGCGGTGGGGGAGCGGCACGCGGGGGAGTTCCTCTCCTCCTCGCCGACCGCGGTGCTCGCTGCCATCGCAGCGGTGACCGACACGATCCGGCTGCAGAGCGGGGTCACGGTGCTGTCGGTGCTGGATCCGGTGCGCGTGGCGGAGGACTACGCCACCATCGACCAGCTCAGCCGGGGACGCCTGGAACTCGTCATCGGCAAGGGCAATGAAGTGCTGCAGTATCCACTGTTCGGTCTGGACCTGGCGCAGCAGTGGGACCTGCTGGAGGAGAAGTACGCCCTCCTGCGCCGTCTCTGGCGTGAGGAGGACGTGACCTGGTCCGGCGAGTTGCGGGCGCCGCTGGTGGAACCGGTGACGACGACGCCGCGACCCTTCGCCGGGGCGCCGCGGGTCTGGCACGGCTCCGCGACGTCGCTCCGGTCGGTGGAGCTCGCGGCCACCTGGGGGGATCCGCTGTTCACCGCCAACGCCATCCAGCCGCGGGAGAACTACAAGGTACTGATCGACCACTACACCGAGCAGTACCTGGCCGCCGGGCATGACCCGGCGCAGCGTTACATCGCCTCCGGCTCCGGAGCCGGAGGGATCTTCCTCGCGGACAGCACCGCCGCCGCGAAGCAGGCGTTCGGTCCCGTCTATGAAGCCCTGACGGCGGGACGGAACGTGCCCGGGAACAACTCCCCGTTCCGGGACATTGACCACGCCGTCGCGGAAGGGCCCGCCCTGGTCGGCAGCCCGGAGGACGTCGCCGCGAAGATCCTGGACTACCACGCCCTGTACGGGCATTCCCTGCAGTCCATCTCGCTGCCCACCACCCTTCCGTTCGAGCAGCAGATCGAGATCCTGGAGCGGTTCGCCGCCGACGTCATCCCGGTGGTCCGCGCGGCTGCGCCCACCACGCTGTGGGAGGACGAGGACCCCTACGGCAGCCGCCCCGAGACCGCCGCCCACACCAGCAGGAGCAACCATGCCTACGCACACTGA
- a CDS encoding amino acid ABC transporter ATP-binding protein codes for MNSPALPAVAAAAATRGLVEISDVHKSFGQVEVLRGVSLTVEPGEVVVILGPSGSGKSTLLRTINHLEKVDAGHISVDGELVGYKARGGRLHELREKEILAQRTHIGMVFQNFNLFPHLTAVENIIEAPVYAQHRPHAQARARALELLERVGLSDKVDVYPRQLSGGQQQRVAIARALALDPKIVLFDEPTSALDPELVGEVLDVIRSLADSGTTLIVVTHEMGFARDVADRVVFMDQGQIVEEGTPLQIFGAPQHERTKAFLSKVIEPAFNL; via the coding sequence ATGAATTCGCCAGCCCTTCCGGCCGTCGCCGCTGCAGCCGCCACCCGCGGACTCGTCGAGATCAGCGACGTCCACAAGTCCTTCGGCCAGGTCGAGGTGCTGCGCGGTGTCTCGCTCACCGTCGAACCGGGCGAGGTGGTGGTGATCCTCGGCCCCTCGGGGTCGGGCAAGTCCACCCTCCTGCGCACCATCAACCACCTGGAGAAGGTCGACGCCGGCCACATCTCCGTGGACGGTGAGCTGGTGGGGTACAAGGCACGCGGGGGCAGACTCCACGAGCTGCGGGAGAAGGAAATCCTGGCCCAGCGCACCCACATCGGCATGGTGTTCCAGAACTTCAACCTCTTCCCGCACCTGACCGCCGTCGAGAACATCATCGAAGCCCCCGTCTACGCCCAGCACCGCCCGCACGCCCAGGCACGGGCGCGGGCCCTGGAGCTGCTCGAACGCGTCGGCCTGTCGGACAAGGTCGATGTCTACCCGCGCCAGCTCTCCGGTGGCCAGCAGCAGCGCGTGGCGATCGCCCGGGCGCTGGCGCTGGATCCGAAGATCGTCCTGTTCGACGAGCCCACGTCCGCGCTCGACCCGGAACTGGTGGGCGAGGTGCTGGACGTGATCCGCAGCCTGGCGGATTCGGGCACGACGCTGATCGTCGTCACGCACGAGATGGGCTTCGCCCGCGACGTGGCCGACCGCGTGGTGTTCATGGACCAGGGGCAGATCGTCGAGGAGGGCACCCCGCTGCAGATCTTCGGTGCCCCGCAGCACGAGCGCACCAAGGCCTTCCTCTCGAAGGTCATCGAACCGGCCTTCAACCTCTGA
- a CDS encoding DUF1684 domain-containing protein: MPTHTEIPPFTAAWEQWHAAHERHRAHPHGFLGVTHLHWLGTTSVRLDGAPGAWSAEDDAVRIVLEPGESLQRDGQELNAEAGTTITIGPIAERGGIDLVAGESVIEVAKRGGRYVVRPRDPHTALLRDYRGTPAYAPNPEFSVAGTFVPFPAPRPTTVGAAVEGIQHVYEAPGEIRFELAGQELTLTAFNGFAPGSLLVLFTDYTSGRTTYAANRSLSVVPAEDGSVQLDFNHAVNLPCAYTDLATCPLPPAENRLPVAIEAGEKIPYERQDQQ, translated from the coding sequence ATGCCTACGCACACTGAGATTCCGCCCTTCACCGCCGCCTGGGAGCAGTGGCACGCCGCACACGAACGCCACCGCGCCCACCCGCACGGTTTCCTTGGCGTCACCCACCTGCACTGGCTGGGGACCACCTCCGTCCGGCTGGACGGTGCCCCCGGCGCGTGGAGCGCCGAGGACGACGCCGTGCGGATCGTCCTGGAGCCGGGCGAGAGCCTGCAGCGCGACGGTCAGGAGCTGAACGCGGAGGCCGGCACCACGATCACGATCGGCCCCATCGCGGAGCGGGGCGGGATCGACCTCGTCGCCGGCGAATCGGTGATCGAGGTTGCCAAGCGTGGCGGCCGGTACGTCGTCCGGCCGCGTGATCCGCACACCGCCCTGCTGCGGGATTACCGCGGGACGCCCGCCTATGCGCCGAACCCGGAGTTCTCCGTCGCCGGCACCTTCGTGCCGTTCCCCGCGCCTCGCCCCACCACGGTGGGCGCCGCCGTCGAAGGCATCCAGCACGTCTACGAAGCGCCGGGCGAGATCCGCTTCGAGCTCGCCGGCCAGGAACTGACCCTGACGGCATTCAACGGCTTCGCCCCCGGATCGCTCCTCGTGCTGTTCACCGATTACACGTCCGGCCGCACGACGTATGCCGCCAACCGCTCGCTGTCCGTGGTCCCGGCCGAGGACGGGTCCGTGCAGCTCGATTTCAACCATGCCGTGAACCTGCCCTGCGCCTACACGGACCTCGCCACCTGCCCGTTGCCGCCGGCGGAGAACCGGCTGCCGGTGGCCATCGAAGCCGGCGAGAAGATCCCCTACGAGCGTCAGGACCAGCAGTGA
- a CDS encoding NtaA/DmoA family FMN-dependent monooxygenase (This protein belongs to a clade of FMN-dependent monooxygenases, within a broader family of flavin-dependent oxidoreductases, the luciferase-like monooxygenase (LMM) family, some of whose members use coenzyme F420 rather than FMN.): MPQHSSAFTPSGTLQLGVFFQGVNSGTIWKAAESGSQTDFESFRRIAQTAERGLFAAFFLGEGLRLREHLGRPHALDVVGRPDAQTMLAALASVTTHIGLAATQNTTYNDPADLAHRLSSLDLISGGRAAWNMVTTDNAWTGENFRRGGYLDHADRYVHAEAFVRTAKAIWDSWAPDAIASDGTAGTAGTAGNWPADGAVRRVHHEGQHYTVDYTPRLPRSPQHHPVLFQAGDSPAGRDFAARQADVIFSAHPQFDAAVAFRADIIERTLRAGRPADAVKIMPASEFILAPTSAEAAEKKAWVRELQIGPQQAIAYLEQFWGRQLDGWDPDGPLPDIDPAVEETSETRGSGFHGAKAGELTAQWRQEAAEKGQSILEFVRAKAARSDASFVGSYSEVADTLADYARVGAVDGFNISPWLIPTGLDDIVNHLVPELQERGVYPTQYRGTTLRENLGLAVPDRAAAGEPAIR, encoded by the coding sequence ATGCCACAGCACAGCAGCGCCTTCACTCCATCGGGCACGCTACAGCTCGGTGTCTTCTTCCAGGGAGTCAACTCCGGCACGATCTGGAAGGCAGCCGAATCCGGCTCCCAGACCGACTTCGAGTCCTTCCGCCGCATAGCGCAAACGGCCGAGCGCGGACTGTTCGCCGCGTTCTTCCTCGGCGAGGGACTCCGCCTGAGGGAACACCTCGGCAGGCCCCACGCGCTGGACGTCGTGGGCAGGCCGGACGCGCAGACCATGCTCGCCGCGCTGGCCTCGGTCACCACCCACATCGGGCTCGCGGCCACTCAGAACACGACCTACAACGACCCGGCGGACCTGGCCCATCGCCTGTCCTCGCTGGACCTGATCTCCGGCGGTCGTGCCGCATGGAACATGGTGACGACCGACAACGCCTGGACCGGGGAGAACTTCCGTCGCGGCGGATACCTGGACCACGCCGACCGCTACGTCCACGCCGAGGCGTTCGTGCGGACGGCCAAGGCCATCTGGGACTCCTGGGCCCCGGACGCCATCGCCTCCGACGGGACCGCCGGGACAGCCGGGACGGCCGGGAACTGGCCGGCGGACGGAGCGGTGCGCCGCGTGCACCACGAGGGACAGCACTACACCGTCGACTACACCCCGCGGCTGCCGCGCAGCCCGCAGCACCACCCGGTGCTGTTCCAGGCGGGGGATTCCCCTGCCGGGCGGGACTTCGCGGCGCGGCAGGCCGATGTCATCTTCTCCGCCCACCCGCAGTTCGACGCCGCCGTGGCCTTCCGTGCCGACATCATCGAGCGCACGCTCCGTGCAGGGCGTCCCGCCGACGCCGTGAAGATCATGCCCGCCAGCGAATTCATCCTGGCCCCGACCAGCGCGGAGGCAGCGGAGAAGAAGGCCTGGGTCCGCGAACTCCAGATCGGGCCACAGCAGGCCATCGCCTACCTCGAGCAGTTCTGGGGCCGGCAGCTGGACGGCTGGGATCCGGACGGACCCTTGCCGGACATCGACCCGGCGGTCGAGGAGACCTCGGAGACCCGCGGCAGCGGCTTCCACGGGGCCAAGGCTGGAGAACTGACAGCGCAGTGGCGCCAGGAGGCGGCGGAGAAGGGGCAGAGCATCCTGGAATTCGTCCGCGCGAAAGCCGCGCGGTCGGACGCCTCCTTCGTGGGCTCGTACTCGGAGGTGGCCGACACCCTGGCCGACTACGCGCGTGTCGGTGCCGTGGACGGCTTCAACATCTCCCCCTGGCTGATCCCCACCGGCCTCGACGACATCGTCAACCACCTGGTCCCCGAACTGCAGGAACGCGGGGTCTACCCCACGCAGTACCGGGGGACCACCCTGCGCGAGAACCTGGGGCTCGCGGTCCCGGACCGTGCCGCAGCCGGCGAACCAGCCATCCGCTGA
- a CDS encoding LLM class flavin-dependent oxidoreductase, producing MSTIDDRTATAARAGFLAIELDGAGWDGTGFGSPDGFASLAEAVLAAESAGFHVATFADSPRAGRVNALQRAAYAGPVTRTIALVPEVDTVYTEPFHVSTQLASLDYVSGGRAGWIATAAEFPETAAAVGRENVSGTALAQEAAASIEVSRRLWDSWEDDAVIRDVATGRYIDADKLHYVDYKTPEGFGAPYSVKGPSIIPRPLQGQLPILAPASIVGTGQVPADAVDAVLVTAPTPELLTAEIRDVRHRLGAAVAIVGELDVVLDARGQAAVERATGPVSGRARYVGSAADLVDFLEPLLAEADGVRLHPASLAVELDELARWVLPELRRRGALRAPVQDGTFRDLLGLPRPASRYAHPSTTAGN from the coding sequence GTGAGCACGATCGACGACCGCACCGCAACAGCAGCCAGGGCCGGGTTCCTGGCCATCGAACTCGACGGAGCCGGGTGGGACGGAACGGGGTTCGGAAGTCCCGACGGCTTCGCGAGCCTGGCTGAAGCCGTCCTCGCCGCCGAATCCGCAGGATTCCACGTGGCCACCTTCGCCGACTCACCGCGTGCCGGCCGCGTGAACGCCCTGCAGCGCGCTGCCTACGCCGGACCGGTCACGCGGACCATCGCGCTGGTTCCCGAGGTGGACACCGTCTACACCGAGCCGTTCCACGTCTCCACGCAGCTGGCAAGCCTCGACTACGTCTCCGGTGGCCGTGCCGGGTGGATCGCAACGGCAGCGGAATTCCCCGAAACGGCAGCTGCCGTAGGCCGCGAGAACGTGAGCGGCACCGCCCTGGCGCAGGAAGCCGCCGCATCGATCGAGGTCTCCCGCCGCCTGTGGGACTCGTGGGAGGACGACGCCGTGATCCGCGACGTCGCCACGGGCCGGTACATCGATGCGGACAAGCTGCACTACGTCGACTACAAGACCCCGGAGGGCTTCGGCGCCCCCTACTCCGTCAAGGGCCCGTCCATCATCCCCCGCCCGCTGCAGGGACAGCTGCCGATCCTTGCTCCCGCCTCCATCGTGGGTACGGGGCAGGTTCCGGCGGACGCCGTCGATGCCGTGCTCGTCACCGCTCCGACGCCGGAACTGCTGACCGCGGAGATCCGGGACGTCCGGCACCGGCTGGGAGCGGCAGTGGCGATCGTCGGCGAGCTCGACGTCGTCCTGGACGCCCGAGGGCAGGCCGCCGTGGAGCGGGCCACCGGTCCGGTGAGCGGCCGCGCACGGTACGTCGGTTCCGCAGCCGACCTCGTGGACTTCCTCGAACCGCTCCTGGCGGAAGCCGACGGCGTCCGTCTGCACCCGGCGTCGCTCGCCGTGGAACTGGACGAACTCGCCCGGTGGGTCCTGCCCGAGCTGAGGCGCCGCGGCGCACTCCGCGCACCGGTCCAGGACGGCACCTTCCGGGACCTGCTGGGACTTCCACGCCCGGCCAGCCGCTACGCCCACCCGTCCACCACCGCCGGAAACTAG
- a CDS encoding amino acid ABC transporter permease, protein MSAAAPRSETRPETTAPDAALPSAPGDAGLAPSGEAGPPPSGGTAPRTAHDYSGYPVVAARHPWRWAGTALVALFVAGVLWSLLTNPRWEWDVVAQWFTAESVLRGLGETLKLTAIAGTLGFILGFILALMRLSSSPLLVSVSWTFSWIFRSAPLLVQLLLWYNLGYLYEKISLGIPFTDVRFFEVQTTTLISQFAAAILGLTLNQAAYSSEIIRGGILAVDQGQLEAAAALGIPAWRRSTRIVLPQAMRSILPTAFNEIIGLVKGTSIVYVLAYSELFYTVQVIYNRTQQVLPLLLVATVWYVVITSVLSIFQYYIERHYSKGAVRTLPPTPLQRVRRFFSTHAKTSEVAR, encoded by the coding sequence GTGAGTGCCGCAGCACCGAGAAGTGAGACCCGCCCGGAGACGACGGCCCCGGACGCTGCCCTGCCTTCGGCGCCGGGTGACGCCGGCCTTGCGCCATCGGGAGAAGCCGGCCCTCCGCCGTCGGGCGGAACCGCACCCCGCACTGCCCACGACTACTCCGGATACCCCGTGGTGGCCGCCCGCCACCCCTGGCGCTGGGCCGGCACGGCACTCGTGGCCCTCTTCGTCGCGGGGGTCCTGTGGTCGCTGCTGACCAACCCGCGGTGGGAATGGGACGTCGTCGCCCAGTGGTTCACCGCCGAGTCCGTGCTCCGCGGCCTGGGCGAGACGCTGAAACTCACGGCCATCGCCGGAACCCTCGGGTTCATCCTGGGCTTCATCCTGGCGCTGATGCGGCTGTCCTCCTCGCCGCTGCTGGTCTCGGTGTCCTGGACGTTCTCCTGGATCTTCCGCTCCGCACCGCTCCTGGTGCAGCTGCTGCTCTGGTACAACCTCGGCTACCTCTACGAGAAGATCTCACTGGGGATCCCGTTCACCGACGTGCGCTTCTTCGAGGTGCAGACCACCACGCTCATCAGCCAGTTCGCCGCCGCCATCCTGGGGCTGACGCTGAACCAGGCCGCCTATTCGTCGGAGATCATCCGCGGCGGCATCCTGGCCGTCGACCAGGGTCAGCTCGAGGCCGCTGCGGCCCTGGGCATCCCCGCCTGGCGGCGGTCAACCCGGATCGTGCTGCCGCAGGCCATGCGATCGATCCTGCCGACGGCCTTCAACGAGATCATCGGCCTGGTCAAGGGCACGTCGATCGTCTACGTGCTGGCCTACTCGGAGCTGTTCTACACGGTCCAGGTCATCTACAACCGCACCCAGCAGGTCCTGCCCCTGCTGCTGGTGGCCACCGTCTGGTACGTGGTGATCACCTCCGTGCTCAGCATCTTCCAGTACTACATCGAGCGCCACTACTCCAAGGGTGCCGTCCGCACACTGCCGCCGACCCCGTTGCAGCGGGTCCGGCGCTTCTTCTCCACCCACGCCAAGACATCCGAGGTCGCACGATGA
- a CDS encoding transporter substrate-binding domain-containing protein — translation MKSLEPRRLPALSAAALVLLALAGCADPEAAASGTGESAAPAENGIVYNLAPEQDRVRAEKVADLAAQVPADIAEDGKLTVGVSPFAVPLSVYATDDKTVIGNETDIAQLVADKLGLELDLQATSWENWPLKTQSGDFEAVFSNVGINGDRVQLFDFAPYRAAFMAFEAREDSDLAVNGSADISGKKVAVGSGTNQEKILLAWNKELEDAGKAPAELQYYGNDADTILALSSGRLDLNLSPYPSATYRENTRDDLKIVGKVNAGWPSETLVAATTLRDNGLAEPLAAAINSAIEDGSYGEVLERWGLADEAIPESTVVNAANFGK, via the coding sequence ATGAAATCTCTCGAGCCTCGCCGGCTTCCGGCCCTGTCCGCCGCAGCCCTCGTCCTCCTGGCCCTGGCCGGCTGCGCCGACCCGGAAGCGGCAGCGTCCGGAACCGGTGAATCCGCCGCCCCGGCCGAGAACGGCATCGTCTACAACCTGGCGCCGGAGCAGGACCGCGTCCGCGCAGAGAAAGTCGCCGACCTCGCTGCGCAGGTCCCGGCCGACATCGCCGAGGACGGCAAGCTGACCGTCGGGGTGAGCCCGTTCGCGGTTCCGCTGTCGGTCTACGCGACGGACGACAAGACCGTGATCGGCAACGAGACCGACATCGCCCAGCTGGTCGCGGACAAGCTCGGCCTCGAACTGGACCTGCAGGCCACCTCCTGGGAGAACTGGCCGCTGAAGACGCAGTCCGGGGACTTCGAAGCCGTGTTCTCCAACGTCGGCATCAACGGGGACCGCGTGCAGCTCTTCGACTTCGCCCCGTACCGCGCAGCGTTCATGGCTTTCGAAGCCCGCGAGGACTCGGACCTCGCCGTCAACGGTTCCGCGGACATCTCCGGCAAGAAGGTCGCCGTCGGCTCCGGGACCAACCAGGAGAAGATCCTGCTGGCATGGAACAAGGAGCTCGAGGACGCCGGCAAGGCGCCCGCCGAACTGCAGTACTACGGCAACGACGCGGACACCATCCTGGCGCTCTCCTCCGGCCGGTTGGACCTGAACCTCTCCCCGTACCCGAGCGCCACCTACCGCGAGAACACCCGGGACGACCTGAAGATCGTCGGCAAGGTCAACGCCGGCTGGCCGTCGGAGACCCTGGTCGCAGCCACCACGCTGCGCGACAACGGGTTGGCCGAGCCGCTCGCGGCGGCCATCAACTCCGCCATCGAGGACGGCAGCTACGGCGAGGTGCTGGAGCGCTGGGGCCTGGCCGACGAGGCCATCCCCGAATCGACCGTGGTGAACGCCGCGAACTTCGGCAAGTAG
- a CDS encoding ABC transporter substrate-binding protein encodes MNSTAPSPRRSRPHALLGVTLLGPALLGLAGCADPGSAAVDGLTPVDAASTASPAAEFNLSPEQDRFTSDASADAQALVPEEVSADGKLSVAVSPFAAPLALYATDNTTAIGNEVDIAYALAESLGLEAEVIPVTWADWPLGVESGKYEAVISNVTVTEERKQKFDFASYRNDLLGFYAPSDAPISEIKEAKDIAGLRVIVGSGTNQEKILLEWDAENTKNGLEPVEFQYYDDDSASSLALQSGRADVSFGPNATGAYKARADGETTLVGLVDGGWPKKANIAVATQKGNGFAAAAQAGLNHLIDNGTYGKILDRWGLTTEAIEKSELNPPGLGS; translated from the coding sequence ATGAACAGCACCGCTCCCTCGCCCCGCCGCTCCCGGCCACACGCACTGCTCGGCGTCACCCTGCTCGGCCCGGCCCTGCTGGGCCTGGCCGGTTGCGCGGATCCCGGCTCGGCGGCAGTGGACGGGCTCACTCCGGTGGACGCCGCGTCCACGGCGTCCCCGGCGGCCGAATTCAACCTCTCGCCGGAGCAGGACCGGTTCACGTCCGACGCCTCCGCCGACGCGCAGGCCCTGGTGCCGGAGGAGGTCAGTGCGGACGGCAAGCTCAGTGTGGCCGTGAGCCCCTTCGCCGCCCCGCTGGCGCTCTACGCGACCGACAACACGACCGCGATCGGCAACGAGGTGGACATCGCCTACGCACTCGCCGAGTCACTGGGCCTGGAGGCAGAGGTGATCCCGGTGACCTGGGCCGACTGGCCGCTCGGTGTGGAGTCCGGCAAGTACGAGGCCGTGATCAGCAATGTCACGGTCACCGAGGAGCGCAAGCAGAAGTTCGACTTCGCCAGCTACCGCAATGACCTGCTCGGCTTCTACGCTCCGTCCGATGCCCCGATCAGCGAGATCAAGGAGGCGAAGGACATCGCAGGCCTCCGGGTGATCGTGGGCTCCGGGACGAACCAGGAGAAGATCCTGCTGGAGTGGGATGCCGAGAACACGAAGAACGGGCTGGAGCCGGTCGAATTCCAGTACTACGACGACGACTCGGCGTCCTCGCTGGCCCTGCAGTCCGGCCGGGCCGACGTGTCCTTCGGCCCGAACGCCACGGGCGCCTACAAGGCCCGGGCCGACGGCGAAACCACGCTGGTGGGCCTGGTGGACGGCGGCTGGCCGAAGAAAGCCAACATCGCCGTGGCCACGCAGAAGGGCAACGGCTTCGCCGCGGCCGCGCAGGCAGGGCTGAACCACCTGATCGACAACGGCACCTACGGCAAGATCCTGGACCGCTGGGGCCTGACCACCGAGGCGATCGAGAAGTCCGAGCTCAACCCGCCCGGACTGGGTTCCTGA